Proteins encoded together in one Telopea speciosissima isolate NSW1024214 ecotype Mountain lineage chromosome 6, Tspe_v1, whole genome shotgun sequence window:
- the LOC122665980 gene encoding polygalacturonase non-catalytic subunit AroGP2-like, with the protein MAHPTMFLGLLIVTYFSVSQAENAFSQYWEDHITLSHPPHWMAAKASPLSLHQMSLFMKLIEENELASHLSSFCKLANVACSTNALVKNTIMDKTLPPIALFSGEKNKYDDLPNETPLSIASQGGLPYFRQSMVKQSGFMPIPDLRDPVSYKSFLPRPLASKIPFSFARIEELKKLFGVVDESNMDDYIKRSLEICEMSPTQDEQRTCVTSAEDLIDFVVDKLGHHVNIWSTENVEGSYENVTIGDVKLIHGNLSEPPALCHSIPFLFQLYYCHVLPKVKVYAVDIHGRKKVNHAIMACHYDTSTWNPNHLAFKLIGFGPGLIEVCHWINENGVVWTKVL; encoded by the exons ATGGCACATCCTACTATGTTCCTTGGTCTTCTGATAGTAACATACTTTAGT GTTTCTCAAGCTGAAAATGCTTTCTCACAGTACTGGGAAGATCATATTACTCTTTCACATCCTCCACATTGGATGGCTGCAAAAGCTTCTCCATTAAGCCTCCATCAGATGTCATTGTTTATGAAACTTATAGAAGAAAATGAATTGGCTTCCCACCTATCTTCATTTTGTAAGTTGGCTAATGTTGCTTGTTCTACAAATGCATTGGTGAAGAACACTATAATGGACAAAACACTGCCACCAATAGCCCTATTTAGTGgtgagaaaaataaatatgatGATCTTCCAAATGAAACACCCCTATCAATTGCTAGCCAAGGGGGTTTGCCATATTTTCGACAATCAATGGTGAAACAGAGTGGTTTCATGCCTATCCCTGATCTAAGGGACCCTGTGTCATATAAATCATTCCTGCCGCGACCTTTGGCAtcaaaaatcccattttcctttgctcggattgaagaattgaagaagctttTTGGTGTGGTAGATGAATCAAACATGGATGATTATATAAAACGCAGCCTCGAGATATGTGAGATGAGTCCAACTCAAGATGAGCAGAGAACTTGTGTGACTTCTGCTGAAGATCTCATTGATTTTGTTGTGGATAAATTAGGGCACCATGTAAACATATGGAGTACTGAGAATGTTGAAGGATCTTATGAGAATGTCACAATTGGAGATGTGAAACTCATCCATGGAAACCTCTCTGAACCACCAGCCTTATGTCATAGTATACCATTCCTATTTCAACTTTATTATTGTCATGTTTTACCTAAAGTAAAAGTATATGCCGTTGATATACATGGTAGAAAGAAAGTGAATCATGCAATCATGGCATGCCATTATGATACATCAACTTGGAATCCAAACCATCTTGCTTTTAAGTTGATAGGTTTTGGACCGGGTCTTATTGAAGTTTGTCATTGGATAAATGAGAATGGAGTGGTCTGGACAAAGGTACTCTAG